The genomic segment ataaaaatatatgcttctaaaaaatttataaaaaaaatctaaaaatcaaGTTAGAAAAATTGGTTATTAACAAGGGTGATGATTTTTTAttggtgtcaacaagtgaaagctccAAGCTTatgtccgagtggatcctagattcgaaGTGTTATTTCCATATGTGTTCCAATAAGGACTGATTCTCCACATACAATTCAGTTGAAGGTAGAGTTGTGCGTATAGGAAATGGTTCACCTAGTAAGGTAATCGGTATCAGTACTGTTCAGATCAGGATGCACGATAAGACAATCAAGACACTACTAGACGTCAAGTATGTACCCGATTTAAAGAAAAATCACATCTCCTTGGGAAATTTAAATTTGAAGGATTGTAGAATTAACATCGAGTTAAGTGACATTAAGGTATCTCGTAGGGTTCTCgttttgatgaaaggtaaaaGGGTTGACAGTCTTTATGTTCTAGGGATCAACAATGACCGGTGAAACAATACGTCCCTCATCCGTTAAGAAGTTAAAGTTGGCTCGTTTAAAGCGGAGGTAAcctggtcataggagggaaaatttatgactattttgtataagagaggttctcttttgggtgcaggttttgaaaagataAGGTACTGCATTCGTGGAAATCAGACTTGGGTCAGTTTTGATTTGGCATTGAACAAGTTGAAGACTAGAAGTCTTTTAGCTTCAAAGTTCAAGtacaaattcgactcagttaatatTCTGCATAGTTCGAGATAGACCCGTGGCAGTTTTGGCAAAGAAAATGTTATAGAAATACGAGTCAGGGTGAAGATTTGTGGAGTTTGTCCCGTATTTCGTTAATATTAGGACACAATTAGAGAGTGATGCCATATCAAGGAGGAGCTCTTTGTCCCAACGAGCTGCTGACGTCACAATGAGAAGAAGACCGTCATCTCAATGACGCGACGCCACCTCATCTCGACGACACAAATTCCACGTTACAACGTGGCAACGTGTCATACAATTTTCTTAGTTtttttctcctagttaaactgattatttgtttcagtcaaactctaattagtataaattattttaatattatttgacctacgaaattgaattttgtgtttaagttttGAGAGTTCTTATTTTCGGGTTTGAAGGTTTAGTATTTATCTTCATCTTTATACTTTCAGTTTTTTGCCATTACAGTGAAATTATCtttgtttacaattttttatCCTAATTTGAAGAGTTTTTCCAAGTAAATATTTGTAttcgatcttttcaattttaTTCGTTATTTTAGTTGTTCTTTGCTTAATCAGGTTTATtcccaagaaaagaaaaaaaaactaatgcaATTTTTTTTGAATGACTATAAAAGTTAGGCAGGAAAAACACAGTGGCCTCTCCTTGAAGCCACAGAAACATTTCTcatatctcaattctcatgtatCACATATTCACTTTCTTATACTTCAACATATCCATGCTCCACTTCGCACAACAATCAATTTTTTATACCCAGCAGCTCGGCCACTCGGATTCAAAATCCATCCTTGCTGCTCAAGGTGTAAGTCACCCTCCATTGACTTAAATAGAAGCTCAAGCCTTAAAATTGGGTCTCCAATAATCGTGGTTGAAGCACCCATGATGATCAAGACTGTAGCATTGGTTCCATATCTCAGAGTTGATTTTGACCTCATCAAGCTTGGTGATGTTGGAAAGGGGCATAGTACCAATAAAggcccatttccgtaaataaaTAGGTTGTTTCTAAAAATAATTACGGGTATGAACCGAAAATCCCAAAACGagctgacgtggacgcgttttcaATGGATAACCCAGAAAAACGCTTCCACGTCAGTGTTTTTTTCCTTGTGTCAGGCAAAAGCACGCTgatgtcattttttaaaaaatgtcatttttaaaaaatgttacaaaaataaaccaaatttttgaaaatttacgagAATAAGCCTTTACAAAGAACCAAAGTGGTAGCACCATTTTTTTTAGTGCTACCAGTTAAtgtgaaaataaaacttacaaaataaatttttatatagatTCATGAATAGGTTTGCAGCTTGTTCCTAGACAATGTGGGATTCAttcctcttttaactaacaacataatattaaatgctacactatattttatatttttttacaaaataaatttttttatattttgttaacattttctcatattataaaattatctttaaGATCTTTAATCTGGTTGCATTTTAGAATTGTTAGCATATACAAAAAGACCATAAAAAAAGGAACAAACTGCACGTATAAAACTTGTACATGCACTAATcttctattcaattttaaatgttttaagttAATATCCAtgcaattctaatttttaaaataattttctattatttcaatttagaagttatacttttaatttttatttatttattttattttaagttatgaatgtttgattaataaataaatagtgagtATTTGGTACtcagataatattttttttgtaatttaaaaaaattgatattttttactattttactatgctcattaattttttaatcttaatttttaatttaattttcatcacctaataaatgatgataaatttatttcagatgtattttgactagatagataatctatttaaaaatagtatataataatgttaaataagtttttttatagaaatatataatataataattatttttcatattttatctagattaaattatattagtagtcacttaactatgatttataatgtaacaaatgttaactttttataaaaaaaaactctatatgtaaaaaaaaatctaaaatataatgTAGCATTTAATCTTATGTCGTTAGTTAAAAGAGGGAGGGATCTCGCATTGTCTAGGAACAAGGTGCAAACCTATTCATtagtttatatatacacatatttcacATCCTACATTGcttaagaaaataaggaaaataagactttggatctatataaatatctgttttgtaagttttattttcacattaattagtggcacaaaaattaaaaagtggTGCTGTCACTTTGGGTCTTTATAAAGGCTTattctcctaaattttaaaaatattagtctatttttataatattttaaaaaaataacctttattgaaaatttagtttgagTACGAAAAAAGCGCATCTATGTTAACGTACTATTGCCTGACACAAGGAAAAAAATGTTGATGTAGAAGCATTTTTTTACATTATCCTCTGAAAACACGCCCACATCAGCGTATTTTAATGTTTTCAGTCAATacccattattattttttggagtgatccattttcgtaaataatttcCATTGGAAAGTTTAAGCCCTTAGCTCTAAACATATTTAAAAGCCACTTGTTTTAAAAGTGTTGCAGAATTGTTTCAAAAAAAGCCCAGAATTGTTTCCTTATGATATTGAATCCTGTTTGGATAAGCATTTAATACGAATTTTGGACATGGATATTTCAAGAAATTCGTAGAATTAAAGCAGTATAGTAAAATGCTGATATGTGATGCCTTAGGCCCAACCTGGCCCCGGTTCATAAATACCTCTAATGTAgaggaaaaataatttaaagtttctACCATGCAAGGGGAAATGCCTAATATAAAGCAGCAAACTCAGTCTCTACAATGATATTAATTCTGGTGGGTTGGTTTAGTAGTCAAACCAAAGCCAAAGGGAAAGAGAGGGTCATAATGTGGATCACCGACATTCATTGGAAGCTGGTCAACGGTCTTGAACCATGTCCTTGCTAGCTTGCCGGTGAACCCGTAGTCACCAAACAAGACATCAGAGACACCTTGGCCCTCGGTCCCCGGAAGCCAAGCAGCTACAAGTGCATCAACCGACGAGACAAATGGCTGTACAACAACCGGCCGACCAGAGATGACAACAACAACACATTTCACAGACCCACAAACATTGTAAATAGTCATGGGACCCGGCTCTGATATTGTAAGATTCAGGCTGTCACCATATGTTTCTGCGTACGGGGGTTCTCCCACAACCACAATGGCATAAGAGAATTCGCCAGACTTGACAAACCCTGCATCCGGGTTCTCACTGTATACAACTTGAGTACTTGAATCAACTGTATTTTTGACAGCCTGGAGGATAGTCGTACCTGTTTGAGAAGATTGTGTTCAGTCAATTCATAAGGGATAAGTGCATAAGGGATTCAACAAGGATTAAACAAAGCCCAACTATCTATTTTGATATTAACAAACTCCTTAAGTTAGGAGTAGTTAACAAATAATGGCAAATTCAGAGGCAACACCACAACTTAAATGCTTTTCTGGGTCATTTTATTTGTCAacctatttatgtttttaattgtttCGAGTGTAAAGTCTAAAATCGTACCAGTTGTGAGATCGTTGCCACCAAGACCCTGCCATGTAATGGTCCAGCCTCCACACTGATAGCCCAAGTTATCGGCATGAGTTCCAGCAACTAGTATCTTAGTTGCTTTCTTTGGAAGGGGTAACAATGGCTTGTCGGCAGACTCGCCATTCTTCAGTAGGACAAGACTTTTCCTCACAGCTTCCCTTGCCAACTCCCGATGTTCCTATTCAAAGCATGTTGCCATTTAGTAAAACTATGCTTTTTTTTCACCAATATGCTAACCCAACATTCCGCATTGCAGATATGACTCTTTGATCGCATAAATGAGGATAATCAAAGGGCATACAAGTCCTATTATAACAACAGAATGGATTCAACATACCTGACTCCCAAGTTGGTTGACCAGGCTGTTATCAGCCATTGGATTCTCAAAGAGACCCAtcacaaatttaaccctcaagaTTCGCTTTACAGCATCATCAATCCGGCTCATTGGAATGATATTGTTTTTAACCTGATAGGTTAGGTCATCAATAAATTCTGTGAAGTTATAAGGAACCATGACCTGCACGACACCAGAGATTTCATTAGAAGACAAGAGAGAAGCTCAACTTGTCAAAGTACCATATGCAAAATAAAGATTGGTACTCTGATAGACTCAAAAAGTTTGAATAGCCTGACATATATAGTACTAAATATGGACTGACCATATCAATCCCGGCACCGACTCCAGCTTCTACAGAATATGAGTAGTTAGCATGTGGAGGAGAGGTAATCCTATCAAGACCCTGCCAATCTGATATAACGAAACCCTGAAATACACCCAAAGAAACAAGTCAAAACCAAATGGTTTATACTGGTTATAGTGAGTGGAGACAAGTTTTTAGTTTATGTTACCCTGAACTTAAGCTTGTTTTTCAAGAAGTCGGTCACAAGATCGTGATTAGCATGCATCTTTTTTCCATTCCAGCTAGAATAGGATGTCATAATTGTTGCAACGCCCTTTGCAATAGAGTTAAAATATGCAGGCATGTGGATGCCGAGTAATCCGTTCCAGCTAATAACAGTATTGTTCTCGTTTATGCCTTTTGTCGTACCTCCATCTCCCACATAATGCTTAGCACAGGCTGCCACCTTGTTcctagaaaaagaaattaattgaTTATGGGAAACTCAATACTTTCTAATTCAACCAATTAAGTTATTACTTCATGTCTAATCTGAAAATGTACATTAGGAGAACCTATAAATCTTCATAACTAAGAGCAGATGACTCAATCTGATCTATCTAACAGGGTATGATACAGAAGAGTTTGGTGGACCTATTACTTTGCTTCATTATTCAAGTCTTGTTTTATATTTAGATGACTAAGTGACCCACAATGAAAGCCTGCCACATGATTACACCTAACGACGTCCAAAAGATTTAAGAGAAATTTGGGACACTTGTAGTTCGGGAAATTCTCATCACAAGTAAAATTAGGAACGCTAGCCTTTTAAGTGGTTGGTTTATAGTAAAGACTCTTACTTTCCAGCAACAAAGGGAACACCCTTTTTAGAATGGACAGGGAGGCCTCCTTGTAAACCAGTTATAATCTCAGTCATCATTTGAACAATCTTATGATCCTCACTGTAGCTTTCATAGCATCGACCCCACCTTGGATCCCTGCAAACCTGTAGTAAAAGCAAACAAAAGAAATTAGTACACATGGTGCATGCTTCAAAATATGTCAGCATTCAAGCATGTTCTAATGTTTAATTACCGCGATGCATGGAGCAAAAACATATGGGATTCCTGTAGCTCTAACTTCGAGTGCAGTTGCTTCACCAATCCTCTTGACAAGGTTAGGATCCCTGCAGGGAAAAAAATCACCATTGCTCAACATTTCATCCACTAAATTTAGTTCCAATTAGACCAATGCGGGTTGAAAGCGAATCTTGAACTCTTAGCCACTTCATAATAAGACAAAAGATGAAAGTCTATATCTAAGGCAAAATGCAAAACCTTGAATAATTGATAAAGAAATAATTCAATGATCATTTTTGCCTCAAGATATAAGACTTGCCTGGTCACTCCAAGACCAATATTATGAGGAAAAATGGTGGCTTTGTACACATTGTTGTGACCATGAACTGCATCAATCCCGTATATCATCGGAATTCCAAGACGGGTGGATAAAGATGCCTTTTGCATCGTATTCACCATCTCAATCCAAGTTTCAGGAGTAGCTTTTTGAGCTGGCACACTCCCTCCACCACTCAGAACACTCCCTGCACAAACCATGAAACCACCTCCAATTACCACATAACTCATTTTCCTAAAACGACAGCATTAAGCATGGCAACCATTTACataaataaacataataaaataaaacgaaaGAGTTAGCATATTCAATGAAATTAATATTTGGCAGCAAGGGCATAAATCCACAGGCAAATGAAACTAAATAAACAAAATCATAGAGGATTGTCCATCAAACATACACTCTTGGAAGAAATTCGGCATATAAACAAAACAcgaggaaaaaactaaaatgtggACTTATTAAAGACTGTTAAAAGATGGGTTTGGTTTTATACCAATGAAGTAGTTCTTCATCGCATCTGGGGTAGCAACAGTGCGCTCAATCTGAGTCATTTGGCCAATCTTTTCAGCCAAAGTCATCCTACGCATTAAATCTTTGATTCTAACACCCAATGGCTGTTTTGGGTCTTTGTACTTCACATAGGTTGCTTCCGTAAGAGCAGCTAAGCAGCATAGCAGTAGAAATCCCAACTTGGGTATAGAAAATTTACCCATATTTTTTCGAGTTCCCGGATCAAGCTTTAGCTCTGAAAGTCTGAAGATGTAAAGAAAGTTAGACCGTATGTGAAGATTAAAATCTAGAAAGTGGCAGAAGACCATATAAATCAAATGTGAAGGCTATCTGTTGTAAGCTAAAACTCAAATACTCTGAAGCATTTTGATTGCTGTGAGATAAAAGGATAAGCATTTTCATTGCTATCAGATAGTTAAAAGATAAAATgagtggaaaaataaaataaaacaacccCAAAAATCAAAGACTCTAAAAAAGATTGGAACTTTGAACTTACTGGAAAGCACTACTAGCTGAGAAACTATAATACACGGAGAATGAAAATGGGGGAAAGAGAGAGAGATGTAGAGTCGCAGTCCCAATGAAAAATCACAGTCATTTATAgagaaacataataataaaaaagggtcCCAACCAACactcttttttatattattactttttccaacaaaatttctttctatttgtagtttgtctttttttttttttttaactgacgaattcaaactttgaaaatgcacttcattttcctttcatgttttatttttataaatctcAATCGTacttaaaatatcataatttatatTGATCTGTTTGTCGCCTCAAAacaatatcattattttaaagaTGATAACGTAAATAATgtactaaaaaattaaaagatgaaaatccAAGGAGCAAAAGAGTGTGTTTTTGGGTGTATTCTcacattttccttttattttttattttagtaaaattttgaagTGCTTCACACTTCGCTTTGTTTTCACAATTCCATCACTTCTTAAAGGAGTTGATTTCTTTTTTCAACAAATTCGGTGCGAAATTTTGAATAACATGAACGTGCGTACCTTCCTGGCAGAAGCCAACCTCTTAGAACGCGGCTTAAAGTGGGGGAAATAATTAATTTCTTattgaaaactttttaaaaaataatctataTTTAGTTGCAAGTCTTATCTCTTCAGGACAACACATAATctgattttaaataaaatttcaagtaaTTATTTTTCAGTTGATTCCAATCccatacttttttatttttatccattaTATCTGAAACATGAATCATAATGAAGGAGAGAgaatacttttttatattttaaatattaaatgtaacaTGGGCTCAacttacaaaaattaatttttttaatttgtatatgcaaatgaacataaaaataaaatcatttattaaattattgtatTTTCAACTACCATTAACCAAAGATATGAATAAACTGATGTTATTGGAGATGGGAAAGAGGAATAATAGAAAGGATAAAAGGGTAAAAGCGtggaatatttatatattatagaaaAGAGTGCTTTTCCTTGAATATGACCGTTGTGGGAATCGGGATCAACGGCTCCAATTAAATTCCAACGGGTCAATCGGGTAAGTCTGTAGAATGAAGTTTGGATTTGGatcttctttttattatttaatctctCTATCCTATCTTCAACTACACATTacttttaacaaattttatttctttataaatatattcaattttaaaatattagctGAAGTGATAAAAGTTAGAATATTTTGAGTTTggattttatcaaatatattttttttaaatttcacattatttaaattaataaaacattattattttataaaagcgAAAGTTCTCGATAATTGTTAAACTGAATTGAgatttgattgatgaatgatattaACTCAATCagttttttaaatataatgtaaatatttaattttaagaggttttaataaaacatgagtaagttaattttatttttggactTACAATCGGATTCTCACTCCTAGAGTGACTTAATTGGAACATCGTCCAAAAGGCACTAAACTTGGGTTCCAGCACCTTCGCAAATCACGAATTCAATGGAAGATAAAACCCAACCTCTGAAGAGTACAAGGGCAAGTAAAACCCTCTGCCACCATATTCCACATTGCTCAAATGAAATCTTGAAATCAAAGCCAAAATGGGGAATGTGCTCAACCCTAAGTTCTAACATTAATCTTTTCCATTTCTTACGTCGTCATTGTACATTCAAACTCATGACACTATACAAGCACAACAATAGGCCTAGATTTTTGGCTTCAATTCGCTATCTTTCCCTTTCCTTACTCTTACATGCCATTTGTCTCACTAAATTTCACTACAAAGACATTTGTGTAATGCTCCGAAATTTGTAGTGTCAAATTTTGTTATCGTGAAGTTCAGTGAGAATTAATTACTGTAAAATGTATTAATCATTGggagttaaaaattaattaaaggattTTAGTAGTTATTGAGATTTTAACTGGGGTATGGATTCATTTTAGTACCAAAAATGGATAGGAGAGTTTTAAGTGGTAAATGTATCAAGGGTCTTAAGGTCAATATCCCCAAGTTCTATGGAAACAAAATTCACGTCATTCCTACTTCATTGTGCTGCAGTTTCTAAAGAAAGTGAGTCTTCTCTTTTGTGCTGTCTTGTGAAAAGGAGGAAAAACTTCTTTGACTTTTCTCCAAAAATCATAAACGACATTATTAAAATGACAGGTGAAAATTATTCTTTCCATCTCTCATTCATTGGTGGAACAAGAAagagagaacctctcttcaacccTTCAAACTATAAATTCATGgtgaacttttttttataatttttttagaataatctCGTTACAGATTTATTATAtctgtttatttttaatataatacgtAAAATTATCTATAGTCTTTCCTTAActcataaatacaaaaataatttactCCAGTACACTTGAACTCATATCTTCTTACATTGACAATAACGTCGACTCAATTGACTGTTGATGATccattaatttagtttaaatactGAGTTATTGGAGATTGAAAATTGATGGATAGGTCCTTAGGTTATGATTAATTGGAATGTTTTTGAATGCCAAAATAAATATCCACTAGTGAATATTTGGTTAGTGGGAAATGTTGTGAATTCCACAAACTGTAGATTGATGGGAGATGCGATGAGCTATTTAACTTCAAATTGTGGCAAACCAGAATCGTGTATCTCGAATATTTCGGGTGTAGTTGAGCTTTACATATTTGGAATGTTGGATGGTTAAATACTCATATGTCATGTAATTTCTTTATGTGTTACTTgagtaaaacttttaaattattaattaatatttatacgttaaaaaatgttttttagatttaaattttgtgattttagatTGTCTCGGTGAATTATAAGTGGAGGGCAAAACCATAATAGCAATGCAACTAAcgtaatttaaatttaaatatacttGAGACGATGAACACCTTAATTAttagatttaaattattttttaaaactctaatatatatgattatttataAAATGGACATCCTCACTTAGCGTTTTGGATTGCCATTTGTTTCAAGTTTTTCGCATTATTTACTTCCATAAAGgcttttatttcttcaattttaatttgttaagGTATGTACTTAAGACTGTTtacaattttggattttttttatttgattggtTTCGTAGACATTTTGGCTTCATTGACTTAAATTCAATTAGAGCTATTGATTTGTTGTTTTGATTCTTAAATAATGATCcttcataaataaaaatttaagtatttatgTACACAAAAATTTCGAGCCAAAAGTTAATTTGAAAATTCGAAGTAAAATTTATTGAGAACTTTAAAAGAAAAGTTACAATCtctagatgtaacacccctaaaatcGATATATTATAAATGTAGTATTAAAAAATAGTGTATAATTGATTTACCGATAAAATGGGAAGAAGAtataaagatgataaaagaaaggggtaagtgataccaaaaaaaattgaattaagaaGAATGTCGATCTAAGGAAGGGATTAGATTGTaataatgtcaaaaattttgagACATGAGTACAATTATTCAGAATtcaaggggttaaagtgtaaacaTGAGAAAATTTAAAGGATCAAAAGTAAATAATCCAATTTCTTAAGATATAAAATTGGGATGTAGGAACCAAATTGGATAAGTGAAAGaaatatgagggactaaatcacaaattTATCAAAAGTGAGTAgtgactcaagaatggaattttgaagaaatgtgaagggtaaaatggtcattacaCAAATTAGATAATTATATGCTATAATTATTAAGGACTAAAGGTGTTCAATTGTGCTTGgttgatcattttaatattttgtaaaatattttaatattttaattaaataactaaatgaAATATTTTTGGAGAAAAGTGTAGAACATTATCACGTTGGTTATAAATAGAAGTAGAAgggttttcatttctttacaatttggtcatttactATGAAATTCCACTTTTTCTCTCaaattctttgaaaattttcataattaccCAAAAGAAGAAGTGAAATAGAGACACTAGAGAGTTAAAATATCATCTTGGAAGAAAGAAATTGGAAGTGAAAGTGGAGAAAGTGGTAGAAAAAGTGAGGAAATTAAAGAGACAAG from the Gossypium hirsutum isolate 1008001.06 chromosome D09, Gossypium_hirsutum_v2.1, whole genome shotgun sequence genome contains:
- the LOC107901787 gene encoding beta-glucosidase BoGH3B-like precursor, producing the protein MGKFSIPKLGFLLLCCLAALTEATYVKYKDPKQPLGVRIKDLMRRMTLAEKIGQMTQIERTVATPDAMKNYFIGSVLSGGGSVPAQKATPETWIEMVNTMQKASLSTRLGIPMIYGIDAVHGHNNVYKATIFPHNIGLGVTRDPNLVKRIGEATALEVRATGIPYVFAPCIAVCRDPRWGRCYESYSEDHKIVQMMTEIITGLQGGLPVHSKKGVPFVAGKNKVAACAKHYVGDGGTTKGINENNTVISWNGLLGIHMPAYFNSIAKGVATIMTSYSSWNGKKMHANHDLVTDFLKNKLKFRGFVISDWQGLDRITSPPHANYSYSVEAGVGAGIDMVMVPYNFTEFIDDLTYQVKNNIIPMSRIDDAVKRILRVKFVMGLFENPMADNSLVNQLGSQEHRELAREAVRKSLVLLKNGESADKPLLPLPKKATKILVAGTHADNLGYQCGGWTITWQGLGGNDLTTGTTILQAVKNTVDSSTQVVYSENPDAGFVKSGEFSYAIVVVGEPPYAETYGDSLNLTISEPGPMTIYNVCGSVKCVVVVISGRPVVVQPFVSSVDALVAAWLPGTEGQGVSDVLFGDYGFTGKLARTWFKTVDQLPMNVGDPHYDPLFPFGFGLTTKPTHQN